One genomic region from Magallana gigas chromosome 3, xbMagGiga1.1, whole genome shotgun sequence encodes:
- the LOC136273938 gene encoding myb/SANT-like DNA-binding domain-containing protein 4, whose product MGEREIDYLISKNVEKTMNQVQNEPYWTPLEREVLYEEVSKRIEVIDGKFKGASSGKAEKNRAWLEVTDVVNAKGTVKKRTVKQVKKQWSNMKQRAKKINSQTKYPGTGGGPKPPSPSPMDEAMLTFLAGKPSMDGIDGGLETACTATGDQPQLPESEEASCRTACTSTSVPVQQMADGNPPKRKRSRDISEIHLEVLEAEKDKLRLESDYIKLKMKKVSAELELIEMQKNFLRNGSLNYLSLSQFSEV is encoded by the exons ATGGGTGAACGGGAAATTGATTATCTCATAAGCAAAAACGTCGAAAAAACGATGAACCAGGTTCAAAACGAGCCATACTGGACTCCGTTGGAGAGGGAAGTTCTCTATGAAGAAGTTTCCAAAAGAATTGAAGTCATTGATGGAAAGTTCAAAGGGGCGAGTAGCGGCAAGGCCGAGAAAAACCGAGCCTGGCTTGAAGTAACGGACGTTGTTAATGC AAAGGGAACGGTCAAAAAGAGAACAGTCAAGCAAGTTAAGAAGCAATGGTCAAATATGAAGCAGCGAG ccaaaaaaatcaacagtcaAACTAAGTATCCAGGGACAGGTGGTGGACCAAAGCCCCCGTCTCCCTCCCCCATGGATGAGGCCATGTTGACCTTCCTAGCAGGAAAGCCCTCAATGGATGGAATTGATGGGGGTTTGGAAACGGCTTGTACAGCTACAG GAGATCAACCCCAACTTCCAGAATCAGAGGAAGCTTCATGCAGGACTGCATGTACCAGTACAAGTGTACCGGTCCAGCAGATGGCTGACGGGAATCCTCCCAAGAGAAAGAGAAGTAGGGACATCAGCGAGATACACTTGGAGGTGTTGGAAGCTGAGAAAGACAAATTAAGATTGGAGAGTGATTACATTAAGCTGAAAATGAAGAAAGTGTCTGCAGAACTGGAATTAATCGAGATgcagaaaaactttttaagaaatGGCTCTTTGAACTACTTGTCTCTCTCTCAATTTTCAGAAGTTTAA